TTAAGCCCCAGTCCGACTTCCGGATTTGCGGCGGCGGCTCCTCGGGGCCGCCGTTTGCATTTGGGCCCCGTGTTTGCTACACGCGCGCCTCCCTTGCGTAGCGGGGGACAAATCCGTGGGAGGCAGCCATGCCAGACCACGGCTCACCGGCTCCGGATCATGTTCCGGGGTCATTCACAGGAGAGACCAATGGCCAAGAAGATCCTCGGCTATATCAAACTGCAGGTGCCGGCCGGTTCGGCCACGCCTTCGCCCCCGATCGGCCCGGCTCTGGGTCAACGCGGCGTGAACATCATGGGCTTCGTCAAGGAGTTCAACGCGCGCACCGAGAAGGAAGTGAAGGGCACCCCCCTGCCGACCGTGATCACGGTCTATCAGGACAAGTCGTTCACCTTCGTCACCAAGACCCCGCCCGCGACCCACTACATCAAGCAGGCCGCCGGCATCACCTCGGCGTCGAAGCTGCCGGGCCGTGAAGTGGCCGGCAAGATCAAGCGCAGCCAGCTGCGTGAGATCGCCGAAAAGAAGATGAAGGATCTGAACGCGAACGACCTGGACGCCGCGACGAAGATCATCGAAGGCTCGGCTCGCGCCATGGGCCTCAACGTGGTGGAGGGCTAAGCACATGGCCAAGCAAACCAAGGCTCAAAAAGCCCGCACCGGCGACACCCTGACCCTGATGCCGTTCTCGGACGCCATCAAGCTGGTCAAGGACAACGCCAAGGCCAAGTTCGACGAGTCGATCGAAATCGCCGTCAACCTGGGCGTCGACCCGCGTCACGCCGACCAGCAGGTCCGTGGCGTCGTCAACCTGCCGTCGGGCACCGGCCGTGACGTCCGCGTCGCCGTCTTCGCCAAGGACGCCAAGGCTGACGAAGCCCGCGCCGCCGGCGCTGAGTACGTCGGCGCCGAGGATCTGTACGAGCAGATCAACGGCGGCCTGATGGACTTCGATCGTGTCATCGCCTCGCCCGACATGATGGCCCTCGTCGGCCGTCTGGGTAAGGTGCTGGGCCCGCGCGGCCTGATGCCGAACCCCAAGGTCGGCACCGTCACCCCGAACGTCGCCCAGGCCGTCAAGGACGCCAAGGGCGGCGCCGTCGAGTTCCGCGTCGAGAAGGCCGGTATCGCTCACGGCGGCATCGGCAAGGTCTCCTTCACCCAGGAAGCCCTCGAAGCCAACGTGA
The genomic region above belongs to Brevundimonas goettingensis and contains:
- the rplK gene encoding 50S ribosomal protein L11 codes for the protein MAKKILGYIKLQVPAGSATPSPPIGPALGQRGVNIMGFVKEFNARTEKEVKGTPLPTVITVYQDKSFTFVTKTPPATHYIKQAAGITSASKLPGREVAGKIKRSQLREIAEKKMKDLNANDLDAATKIIEGSARAMGLNVVEG
- the rplA gene encoding 50S ribosomal protein L1; this encodes MAKQTKAQKARTGDTLTLMPFSDAIKLVKDNAKAKFDESIEIAVNLGVDPRHADQQVRGVVNLPSGTGRDVRVAVFAKDAKADEARAAGAEYVGAEDLYEQINGGLMDFDRVIASPDMMALVGRLGKVLGPRGLMPNPKVGTVTPNVAQAVKDAKGGAVEFRVEKAGIAHGGIGKVSFTQEALEANVKAYVDALNRAKPAGAKGTYVKRITLSSTMGPGFKVDPASLA